One window from the genome of Nicotiana sylvestris chromosome 9, ASM39365v2, whole genome shotgun sequence encodes:
- the LOC138868175 gene encoding uncharacterized protein — MAHENRTITSSFIARRYLKEIGSNRDWKVAEFRDRVSVELRAQVTLSQAKRAKMKAIALIDGNIKDQYKIMWDYCNEIDRTNPGSTVCMKFIDNEIPNEPQRFQRIYICFASCKLGFRAGCRKIVGVDGCWLKGPMYGTQLLSAVGMDGNNNIFPVAYAIVEKESKDTWVWFLNHLAADLNIHETGWNFMSDKQKGLIEAFNEVLPHVNHRFCVRHLHNNFKRAGFGGITLKKALWAAAKATTRSKFNNCMEDILKLDPDAATWLNDKDPSEWSMSHFSSDAKCDTLLNNMCEVFNSMILDARDKPIVTLLEKLRYLLMARMLANREKAEKWNLGNVCPKIKDMLHKNQIAAAEYIPRKSNYWSYEILGATVTDNWAVDLQNKSCSCRKWSLTGVPCKHAIAAIWAKKDNILDYVHDYCEK, encoded by the exons ATGGCACATGAAAATAGGACAATCACGTCATCTTTCATTGCAAGAAGATACCTCAAAGAAATTGGATCAAACAGGGATTGGAAAGTGGCTGAATTCAGAGATAGAGTAAGCGTTGAACTAAGAGCTCAAGTGACGTTATCTCAAGCTAAAAGAGCTAAGATGAAGGCTATTGCATTAATTGATGGTAACATTAAAGATCAGTATAAAATAATGTGGGATTATTGCAATGAAATTGATAGGACAAATCCGGGCAGCACAGTTTGCATGAAGTTCATTGATAACGAGATCCCTAATGAGCCACAAAGATTtcaaagaatatatatttgttttGCTTCCTGCAAGCTTGGCTTTAGAGCGGGTTGTAGAAAAATAGTAGGGGTGGATGGATGTTGGTTGAAAGGTCCAATGTATGGGACTCAATTATTATCTGCAGTCGGCATGGATGGTAACAATAACATATTCCCTGTTGCCTATGCAATTGTAGAAAAGGAAAGCAAAGACACATGGGTTTGGTTTTTGAATCATTTGGCGGCTGACTTGAATATACATGAGACTGGTTGGAACTTTATGTCTGACAAACAAAAAGGACTTATTGAAGCTTTTAATGAAGTTTTGCCTCATGTTAACCATAGGTTCTGTGTAAGACACCTCCATAATAATTTCAAGAGGGCTGGCTTTGGTGGCATCACATTAAAAAAAGCACTTTGGGCTGCTGCAAAGGCTACTACTAGGAGTAAATTTAATAATTGTATGGAAGATATTTTAAAGTTAGATCCTGATGCTGCTACTTGGTTAAATGATAAAGATCCTAGCGAATGGTCTATGTCGCATTTCTCTTCAGATGCTAAGTGTGATACCTTACTAAATAATATGTGTGAAGTATTTAATAGCATGATACTTGATGCTAGAGACAAGCCAATTGTGACACTTTTGGAGAAATTACGATATCTACTCATGGCTAGAATGCTAGCTAATAGGGAGAAGGCAGAGAAATGGAATTTGGGCAATGTTTGTCCGAAGATCAAGGATATGTTACACAAAAATCAGATTGCAGCTGCTGAATATATACCTAGAAAATCTAATTACTGGAGCTATGAAATTTTAGGAGCTACAGTTACAGACAATTGGGCAGTTGACTTGCAGAATAAATCTTGTAGTTGCAGAAAATGGAGTCTCACTGGAGTCCCTTGCAAGCATGCTATTGCGGCAATTTGGGCTAAGAAGGATAATATTCTTGACTATGTCCATGATT ATTGTGAGAAATAG